The segment CGCGCTCGTCGTCGACCAGGCGGAGGAGGTCTTCTCCCTTTGTCCCGACCCCGTGGAGCGGGACCGCTTCCTCCAGGTGCTCGCCGACTGGCAGGTCGCGGGCGCCCCGCTGGTGCTGGCGCTGCGGGCGGACCGAATGGGCGATGTCTCCGCCCACCCGTCCCTGGCGCGCGTCGTGGAACGCGGCCTCTACGTGCTGGCCGCGATGACGCCGGACGAGCTGCGCGCGGCGATCGACGGCCCCGCACGCCAGGCCGGTCTGCTGGTGGAGCCGGGACTCGCGGACCTGCTGGTCCGCGAGGTCGAGGGGGAGCCCGGCGCCCTGCCCCTCCTCTCGCACGTGCTGCGCGAGGCCTGGCTCCGGCGCGAGGGGCGCACCCTCACCGTCGCCGGTTACACCGCCTCAGGCGGGATCCGTGGCGCGATCGCGCAGTCGGCCGAGACGCTGTACACCGACCTCGACCCCGACCAGCGACCTGCCCTCCACGACCTGCTGCTGCGACTGGTCCATCCGGGCGCTGAGGGCGAGCCCGTGCGCGCACGGGTCCCGCGCCGCCAGGTCGTGACCGACCCGTCGAACGACGAGCTCGTCGACCTCCTCGTCGGATCGCGGCTGGTGACGAGCGACGACGGCGTCGTCGAGATCGCGCACGAAGCACTGGCCCGGGCGTGGCCGCGGCTGCGCGGCTGGCTCGAGGACGACGTCGAGGGCCAGCGGATCATGCACCACCTGTCCGCGACGGCCGACACCTGGAACGCGCTGGGCCGGCCACCGAGCGAGCTCTACCGGGGCGTCCGGCTGGCGCACGCGCTGGAGTGGGACGAGCGTCCCCACCCCGAGCTCACGACGACCGAGCGGTCGTTCCTCGACGCCAGCCGTGAGCTGGCGGAGGCCGAGGAACGCGCGGCCGCGGACACCGCGAGGCGCCAGGCCCGGATGATCCGGCGCCTCCGGCTCGTCCTGGGCGGAGCCCTCGTGCTGCTGCTGGCCGCCCTCGCGGCCGGCGCCTTCGCCGCCCGCCAGCAGTCCGTCGCACAGGGCAATGCACGTGACGCCGTCCGGGCCCAGACCAGCTCCGACGCCCGTCGCGCGGGTGCTCGCGCGCTCTCGGTCGACAACGTGGACACGTCGCTGCTGCTGGCGGTCGCCGGGGTGCGGCTCGACGACTCCGAGGCCACCCGGGCAAACCTCCAGGACGTCCTGACGAAGCGGCCGCAGCTCGTGGAGTCGACCCCGTGGGAGGGAGCGCCCGTGACGGGCCTCGAGCTGTCGCCCGATGGCGAGCGCCTCGCCGTCTATGACCACGAAGGGAGGGTCGACCTGGTCGACCCCGACGACTGGCGGCAGCTGGCGACGTTCAGGGCCCCCGAGTCACCCCTGTCCCGTGACCGCATCGCACCGATGGCGTTCTCCCCGGACGGCGACACGCTCGTCGTCGGGATGCCCCTGCTCGCGCCGGATCCGGTGCGCCTGCTCGACGGGAGGACGCTCGAGCCGATCGAGACCCAGCTGCCCGGGCTCTCTCCCGACGGAGCCAAGGTGCTCGACCGTCCGGTCGACCTCGCGTGGAGTGCGGACGGGAGCACCGTGGCTGCCGTCGTGCAGCGGCTCTTCCTCAGGGACGAGATCGGCGGTACCCCGTACTGGGACTCCACCGTGCACCACCTGCTGGTCTGGCGGTTGGGACCGGAACCTCGTCTCGTGCTCCGGCACACCGTCCCGGGCCGCACGGAGCAGAGGCGAGACCGGAACCTGCTCGCCCTGAGCGCCGACGGCTCGACGGCGTGGCTGAGCCAGCCGCTCACGGCGTACGACACCAGCACTGGCGAGGCCAGGCTCCGGACAGAGCGCGACATCTTCGCCATGGACCTCGCACCGGACGGGAGGACCCTCGCGGTGGCCGCGGCGAACGCCGACCCCGACGAGGTGTCGCTGCTCGACTCGCGCACGGGGGCCGTGCTCGACCGGTTGCGCGGGCACCGCACCAACGTGATCGGTGTCGAGTTCTCGCCCGACGGTCGTCGGATCGCGACCTCCGGACAGGACGGCGAGGGAGTTGTGTGGGACCTTGAAGGCACAGAGGTCGAGCGTCTCGACCTCGCGGACTACGGCGTCCTGGGGCTCGCGTTCTCGTCCGACGGCGGGCTCCTCTACACCGCAGGTGGGGACGAAGCCATCCGGGTGTGGGACCTCGACGGCGAGGGGCGGTTCCTGGCACGCACGCGCGCACCTGACGAGTTCGGCTTCGGATGGGTCCTGCCGTCGCGCGACGGTCAGTACACCGCTCACTCGGACGTCGACCACGGCCTGAGATTCTTCGACGCAGCCAGCGGAAAGCCGACTCCGTGGGTCGAGCCCGCCCGGCCCGACTGCTGCGCGGGCGGGGCCTTCAACAAGGACGCGAGCCTGTTCGCAGGCAGCTGGGGTGGTCGGATCTGGCTCTTCCACCCAGCCACCGGCGAGGTCGTGCGGAGCAACACCGGACACCGCTGGCGGGAGTTCATCGTCGATCTGACCTGGACACCGGACGAGAAGCAGATCGTCCTCACCGACGAGAGCGGCGACATGGTGCTCCTGGACGCCCAGACCCTTGCGCCGGCGGGAGAGCCTGTCCACCTCGGCGAGTCGGCCTACGGCGTTCAGCCCGGTCCGGACAACCACTCGGCCTTCGCGCTCGTGAGCGACACCCCTCCCGAGGTCTCGGGGTCGTTCGAGTGGGGAGGGGGGCTGAGCGAGTGGGTCTTCATCGACCTCGAGACCGGCCGGGTCGACCGTGACCAGGTGGGATTCGAGATCATGACGATGGCCGTCTCCCCGGACCACACGCGGCTGGCCGTGGGTGGGGTGAACGGCGAGGTGGCTCTGGTGGAGGTGGCCACTGGTGAGCTCGTCCGCCCGGCACTCAAGGGCCACGGCGTGCCGACCACCTGGATCGCGTGGTCAGCTGACGGCAAGCGCTTCGCCACGACGGGATGGGACGGAACGGTGGTGCTGTGGGACGGAGTGGAGGGCGTGACCATGGGAAGCGTGCTCATGCCGGAGCAGCTGATCACCAACGTGGCCTTCCTGCCCGACGACGAGACGCTGCTGCTCACCCCGTACACCGACAGCTTCTATCACTGGAACACGAGCGCCGACCACGCCATCGAGTTCGCTTGCCGTGCCTCGGCGGGAGATCTCGACGAGGTGGAGTGGGAGTCGTGGTTCGGCACCCGGCCCCACCAGGAGACGTGCCCCGAGGGTGAGACTCAGTGACTCAGTGACTCGGTGGCCGCTTCCGCTGGGGTCCGGGCCGGGTCGGGTCGTCGTCGGGCCGGTCGAACTTCTCCGGCACGACGATGGGCCGGAGGCGCGCCCACCCGACGAAGACCGCGGCGACCACGATCAGGGCCAGCCCGGTCCACAGGTTGGCGTTGACGCCTCCGGTCTTCTCGAGCTCGGGGTCGGCGAAGATGCCGGCGAGCGTCAGGATGACGCCGTAGAGGCCCATGAGGGCGCCGATGATGTTGCGGATGTCGAAGGCGCCGGCCTTGTGCGGAGCGGCGGCGTTGTCGGACTTCCCAGACGTGTCGGACATGGTGGTGGCCCCTTTCTCAGAAGGCGGCGTTGAGGATGATGACCATCACGAGCGCGATGCCGGCGAGCGGGACCGTCCGGCGGTACCACGGGTAGGACGACTCCTCGGGATCGATGCGGTCCTCTCTCGGCGTCTCGGAGTAGACGAGACCCTTGAGCTCGGAGGCCGGCTTGGGCTTGGTCACCAATGAGACGACGATGCTGAGCACGAAGTCCACGACGAAGGCCGTGGACGCGGCGAGGAAGGCCGCACCCTGGCCGGGCAGGTCGATGACACCGGCGGCGGCCAGGCGGTCGACGGCGACAGCCGACACCGTGCCGAACACCAGGCCGACCCACGCCGCGGTCGGCGTCATCCGCTTCCAGAACATGCCCAGGATGAACGTCGCGAACAGCGGCGCGTTGAAGAACCCGAAGAGCGTCTGCAGGTAGTTCATGACGTTGTCGTAGCCCATGGCGATCTGGGCGGTGAAGATCGCGATGATGGTCGCCGCGACGGTCGCGAGACGCCCGATGCGGAGGTAGTAGTCGTCGCTGTGGTCCTTGCGGATGTAGCGCTGCCACAG is part of the Nocardioides cavernae genome and harbors:
- a CDS encoding nSTAND1 domain-containing NTPase, which encodes MGISVLGPLTVDDSAARMGPRESLVLAALAISVGDVVSADRLADAVWGDTPPASWRKNLQTCIVRLRKSLGAEAIETVGHGYRLTVPADVVDARRFEALVARGKELAMLGEHERAAYTLGQALALWRGRPLEELEDWEPGTLEAARLTDLRLDAQEWWLEGMVEAGRYRDVLTEARALVEAAPLRERRWELLALAQYRSGRQGEALKTINDVRRRLADDLGLDPGSQLSALEDSILRQDPSLELAPVASSSSADCPWLGLMPYDVGDEEGFFGRDRDVAAALDRLDAEGVLVVIGPSGSGKSSLVRAGIVATLKRRGQDADVITPGVHPVGSLPTPRQGGAQRALVVDQAEEVFSLCPDPVERDRFLQVLADWQVAGAPLVLALRADRMGDVSAHPSLARVVERGLYVLAAMTPDELRAAIDGPARQAGLLVEPGLADLLVREVEGEPGALPLLSHVLREAWLRREGRTLTVAGYTASGGIRGAIAQSAETLYTDLDPDQRPALHDLLLRLVHPGAEGEPVRARVPRRQVVTDPSNDELVDLLVGSRLVTSDDGVVEIAHEALARAWPRLRGWLEDDVEGQRIMHHLSATADTWNALGRPPSELYRGVRLAHALEWDERPHPELTTTERSFLDASRELAEAEERAAADTARRQARMIRRLRLVLGGALVLLLAALAAGAFAARQQSVAQGNARDAVRAQTSSDARRAGARALSVDNVDTSLLLAVAGVRLDDSEATRANLQDVLTKRPQLVESTPWEGAPVTGLELSPDGERLAVYDHEGRVDLVDPDDWRQLATFRAPESPLSRDRIAPMAFSPDGDTLVVGMPLLAPDPVRLLDGRTLEPIETQLPGLSPDGAKVLDRPVDLAWSADGSTVAAVVQRLFLRDEIGGTPYWDSTVHHLLVWRLGPEPRLVLRHTVPGRTEQRRDRNLLALSADGSTAWLSQPLTAYDTSTGEARLRTERDIFAMDLAPDGRTLAVAAANADPDEVSLLDSRTGAVLDRLRGHRTNVIGVEFSPDGRRIATSGQDGEGVVWDLEGTEVERLDLADYGVLGLAFSSDGGLLYTAGGDEAIRVWDLDGEGRFLARTRAPDEFGFGWVLPSRDGQYTAHSDVDHGLRFFDAASGKPTPWVEPARPDCCAGGAFNKDASLFAGSWGGRIWLFHPATGEVVRSNTGHRWREFIVDLTWTPDEKQIVLTDESGDMVLLDAQTLAPAGEPVHLGESAYGVQPGPDNHSAFALVSDTPPEVSGSFEWGGGLSEWVFIDLETGRVDRDQVGFEIMTMAVSPDHTRLAVGGVNGEVALVEVATGELVRPALKGHGVPTTWIAWSADGKRFATTGWDGTVVLWDGVEGVTMGSVLMPEQLITNVAFLPDDETLLLTPYTDSFYHWNTSADHAIEFACRASAGDLDEVEWESWFGTRPHQETCPEGETQ